One genomic segment of Pseudomonas fortuita includes these proteins:
- a CDS encoding DUF7693 family protein, producing the protein MTRSGSLNTRAIYQSLRNAALGVHHLQVSARRDGGLVDVDIQGWQLALAVDTEGLAHCISCRCPDGHQAGIEEWQRYGTNPVDLLSLWERTQLEKLLAP; encoded by the coding sequence TTGACGCGCAGCGGTTCGCTGAACACCCGGGCCATTTACCAGAGCCTGCGTAACGCTGCACTTGGCGTGCATCACCTGCAGGTGAGTGCACGCCGCGATGGCGGCCTGGTCGATGTCGACATCCAGGGTTGGCAATTGGCACTGGCCGTGGATACCGAAGGCCTTGCCCATTGCATCAGTTGCCGCTGCCCCGACGGCCATCAGGCCGGGATCGAGGAGTGGCAGCGCTACGGCACCAACCCGGTCGACCTGCTGAGCCTGTGGGAACGCACTCAGCTCGAAAAGCTGCTGGCACCCTGA
- a CDS encoding GNAT family N-acetyltransferase, whose translation MPETTAAPAQVCLLDDGYSREARSLLYNAYRHEPTFAYIFEAQRPGYERRLRVMVREWVRQHFYLQLPAIGLLVDDRLIAMALIVPPVRRLGVADSWAWRLRMILGTGLRCTRRYMDYQAALATCLPTDQVHVLPLLGVHPQFQGKHYGEQLLQAVHDWCADQPGTQGVVLDTGNEHYLAFYQRQGYEEIGEVAVGPIRERVFFHPNPVSSTSTFA comes from the coding sequence ATGCCCGAAACCACTGCCGCCCCGGCTCAAGTCTGCCTGCTTGATGATGGCTATAGCCGCGAAGCGCGTTCGCTGCTGTACAACGCCTACCGCCACGAACCCACCTTCGCCTATATCTTCGAAGCCCAGCGCCCGGGGTATGAGCGACGCTTGCGGGTAATGGTGCGCGAATGGGTGCGCCAGCATTTCTACCTGCAATTACCTGCCATCGGCTTGCTGGTGGACGACCGCCTGATTGCCATGGCCCTGATCGTGCCGCCGGTGCGCCGGTTGGGCGTTGCCGACAGCTGGGCCTGGCGCCTGCGCATGATCCTCGGCACTGGCCTGCGCTGCACGCGGCGTTACATGGACTACCAGGCCGCCCTGGCCACCTGCCTGCCCACCGATCAGGTGCATGTGTTGCCACTGCTGGGGGTACATCCGCAATTTCAGGGCAAGCATTACGGGGAGCAATTGTTACAAGCCGTGCACGACTGGTGCGCGGATCAACCAGGCACCCAGGGCGTAGTGCTCGACACCGGCAATGAGCATTACCTGGCCTTTTACCAGCGCCAGGGCTATGAAGAAATTGGTGAGGTCGCCGTAGGACCGATCCGGGAACGGGTGTTCTTCCATCCCAATCCAGTCTCTTCAACGTCCACTTTTGCCTGA
- a CDS encoding catalase family peroxidase: MTMNSPLHGPAKALRLAAIGAVMLAAGAGFAYAAGWLGETRLTPQRIIDTFEAQAGHYPGYRKNHAKGLCVSGYFQASGQAANLSTARVFSQARVPVIGRFAIGGANPYAPDTSIPVRSLAIQLSTDDGQVWRTGMNTPPVLAISTPQGFYEQVLASTPDPATGKPNPASMQAFFAAHPESAAFRQWAAGYKPSNSFASTQYHSINAFQLIDASGARHPVRWQLEPQTAFAALPTQIDDKQFLQHDLQQRLAQGPLRWTLRLVLAEPGDAVDDPARPWPAERRSVDAGTLVLEQVDAPEQGACRDLNFDPLILPRGIEASADPILAARSAAYSESFNRRSRESLSTGAHP, encoded by the coding sequence ATGACCATGAACTCACCTTTGCACGGCCCGGCGAAAGCCTTGCGCCTGGCTGCCATCGGCGCCGTGATGCTGGCCGCAGGTGCCGGCTTTGCCTATGCCGCCGGCTGGCTTGGCGAAACCCGGCTGACACCACAGCGCATCATTGACACCTTCGAGGCCCAAGCCGGGCACTACCCAGGCTACCGCAAGAACCACGCCAAGGGCCTGTGTGTCAGTGGCTACTTCCAGGCCAGCGGGCAGGCCGCCAACCTGTCCACGGCGCGCGTATTCAGCCAGGCGCGTGTCCCGGTGATCGGCCGCTTCGCCATTGGCGGCGCCAACCCGTATGCCCCGGACACAAGCATACCCGTACGCAGCCTGGCCATTCAGCTGAGCACCGACGACGGGCAGGTCTGGCGCACCGGCATGAACACCCCGCCTGTGCTGGCGATAAGCACCCCGCAAGGGTTCTACGAGCAAGTACTGGCGAGTACGCCAGACCCGGCCACCGGCAAACCGAACCCCGCCAGCATGCAGGCGTTCTTCGCAGCCCACCCGGAAAGCGCAGCGTTTCGCCAGTGGGCGGCGGGCTACAAGCCCAGCAACAGCTTCGCCAGCACCCAATACCACAGCATCAATGCCTTTCAGCTGATAGATGCAAGCGGCGCCCGCCACCCGGTGCGCTGGCAGCTTGAGCCACAAACCGCGTTTGCCGCGCTGCCCACCCAGATTGATGACAAACAGTTTCTGCAACACGACCTGCAGCAACGCCTGGCCCAGGGCCCGTTACGCTGGACGCTTCGTCTGGTGCTGGCTGAACCCGGCGATGCTGTGGACGACCCTGCCCGGCCCTGGCCTGCCGAACGGCGCAGCGTAGACGCCGGCACCCTGGTGCTGGAACAGGTCGACGCCCCCGAACAGGGGGCATGCCGCGACCTCAACTTCGACCCGTTGATCCTCCCCCGAGGCATAGAGGCATCTGCCGACCCCATCCTCGCCGCCCGTTCGGCTGCCTACTCGGAATCGTTCAACCGCCGCAGCCGTGAATCGCTCAGCACCGGAGCCCACCCATGA
- a CDS encoding anti-sigma factor family protein — protein MTRLIPSEDELHAYVDERLAPARRAEVQAWLAANPQAAARVEGWRADARRLRTALAGFGELPGAAQLDLGQLRRQLRQRRQRRWATAAVVVLALGVGGLGGWQVRDASLARADQPMADAVQAHRLFAASEALDIQASDPGQLRDWLGRHFSRVGQLPDLAGYGFKPVGARLLSNEQGPAALLVFEDGKGQRISLFLRSPGELYRRMPDGQRVDGQLEARYWSHGAYNFALVSAADDARGAGVGEALRLGL, from the coding sequence ATGACGCGTCTGATCCCCAGCGAAGACGAATTGCACGCTTACGTCGATGAGCGCCTGGCGCCTGCGCGCCGGGCCGAAGTGCAGGCCTGGCTGGCGGCCAACCCGCAGGCTGCGGCACGGGTAGAGGGCTGGCGCGCCGATGCCCGCCGGTTGCGTACGGCGCTGGCCGGGTTTGGCGAACTGCCCGGGGCGGCGCAGCTGGACCTTGGGCAGTTGCGTCGGCAATTGCGCCAGCGTCGGCAGCGGCGCTGGGCCACCGCGGCGGTGGTCGTGCTGGCATTGGGCGTCGGAGGGCTGGGCGGCTGGCAGGTGCGCGATGCGTCCCTGGCACGAGCCGACCAGCCCATGGCCGATGCTGTCCAGGCGCACCGGTTGTTTGCCGCCAGCGAGGCGCTGGATATCCAGGCCAGTGATCCAGGGCAGTTGCGCGACTGGTTGGGGCGGCATTTCAGCCGCGTTGGGCAATTGCCGGACCTGGCGGGCTATGGCTTCAAACCGGTGGGGGCGCGCTTGCTCAGCAACGAGCAGGGGCCGGCGGCGCTGCTGGTGTTTGAAGATGGCAAGGGCCAGCGCATCAGCCTGTTCCTGCGCTCACCGGGCGAGCTTTATCGGCGCATGCCAGACGGGCAGCGGGTTGATGGCCAGCTGGAGGCGCGGTACTGGTCGCATGGGGCTTACAACTTCGCCTTGGTCAGCGCGGCGGACGATGCGCGTGGGGCCGGGGTGGGGGAGGCGTTGCGGTTGGGGTTGTGA
- a CDS encoding cupin domain-containing protein — translation MDTGTRLKLVRERNNLSQRELARRSGLTNSTISQIEQNRVSPSVSSLKKLLEGIPMSLAEFFSFDEPVREERFVFRGAEQPDLGRNGLRMLLVGASVEGRQMRMLRELYAPGADSGEPIVHAEGEECGLVTRGTVELWVDGQVSVLNSGDGYYIPTTLPHSFKNIGPDEAEIISANTPANF, via the coding sequence ATGGACACGGGGACGCGACTCAAACTGGTGCGTGAACGCAACAACCTCTCCCAACGGGAACTGGCCCGCCGCAGCGGGCTGACCAATTCGACGATCTCGCAGATCGAGCAGAACCGCGTCAGCCCTTCGGTCAGTTCCCTGAAAAAACTGCTCGAAGGCATTCCCATGAGCCTCGCGGAGTTCTTCAGTTTCGACGAGCCGGTGCGCGAAGAACGCTTTGTCTTCCGGGGCGCCGAGCAGCCAGACCTGGGCCGCAACGGCCTGCGCATGCTGCTGGTTGGTGCCAGTGTCGAAGGCCGGCAGATGCGCATGCTGCGCGAACTGTATGCACCGGGTGCGGATTCGGGCGAGCCGATCGTGCATGCCGAGGGCGAAGAATGTGGCCTGGTCACCCGCGGCACCGTGGAGCTTTGGGTCGATGGCCAAGTCAGCGTGCTCAACTCGGGCGACGGCTACTACATCCCCACTACCCTGCCGCACAGCTTCAAAAACATCGGCCCGGACGAGGCCGAGATTATCAGCGCAAACACGCCGGCGAATTTCTGA
- a CDS encoding MFS transporter: protein MNVAKDPATLKPASTLDLRPLLLANMACTMSMMAFVALIGPIARQLGMATWQAGAAVTVAGVVWVLLARPWGRAADRLGRRRVLLLGTAGFTLAYWLLCLFVEGALRWLPGATAAFIGLMVARGCIGAFYAAIPVGCNALIADHVEPQRRARAMASLGAANAVGLVVGPALAALLARHSLSLPFHIMSLLPASAFLVLLFTLKPQALPHNHAPSPVRLNDPRLRRPLLVAFSAMLSVTVSQIIVGFFAIDRLHLGPAEAAQAAGIALTTVGVALMLSQVLLRKLEWPPLKMIRTGATVSALGFACGSLATTAPALWGCYFIAAAGMGFVFPSFSALAANAMHASEQGATAGSIGAAQGMGAVIGPLAGTLVYALDPRLPFLAVAALLLLVGLWPMPRDQRV from the coding sequence ATGAACGTCGCAAAGGATCCTGCAACCCTTAAACCTGCCAGCACCCTGGACTTGCGTCCGCTGCTGCTGGCCAACATGGCCTGTACCATGTCGATGATGGCCTTCGTCGCCCTGATCGGCCCGATTGCCCGCCAGCTCGGCATGGCCACCTGGCAGGCGGGTGCCGCCGTGACTGTGGCCGGCGTGGTGTGGGTGCTGCTGGCGCGGCCCTGGGGCCGGGCGGCAGACCGCCTGGGGCGCCGGCGCGTTCTGCTGCTGGGCACCGCCGGTTTTACTCTGGCTTATTGGCTGCTATGCCTGTTTGTGGAAGGCGCGCTGCGCTGGCTGCCGGGGGCGACCGCAGCGTTCATCGGCCTGATGGTCGCACGCGGCTGCATCGGTGCCTTCTATGCGGCTATCCCGGTAGGTTGCAATGCGCTGATCGCCGACCATGTCGAGCCGCAGCGTCGTGCTCGGGCCATGGCCTCGCTGGGGGCGGCCAACGCTGTCGGCCTGGTGGTGGGGCCGGCGCTGGCGGCGCTGTTGGCCAGGCATAGTCTGAGCCTGCCTTTTCATATCATGTCGCTGCTGCCGGCCAGTGCCTTTCTCGTGCTGTTGTTCACCCTCAAGCCGCAGGCGCTGCCTCACAACCATGCCCCGAGCCCAGTGCGTTTGAACGACCCACGCCTGCGCCGGCCCCTGCTGGTAGCATTCAGCGCCATGCTCAGTGTCACCGTGTCGCAGATCATCGTCGGTTTCTTCGCCATTGACCGCCTGCACCTGGGCCCTGCAGAGGCCGCCCAGGCCGCCGGCATCGCATTGACCACGGTGGGCGTGGCATTGATGCTGTCACAGGTATTGCTGCGCAAACTGGAATGGCCGCCACTGAAAATGATCCGCACAGGCGCCACGGTCTCAGCCCTGGGCTTTGCCTGCGGCTCGCTCGCCACCACCGCACCTGCGCTATGGGGCTGCTATTTCATCGCGGCAGCGGGCATGGGCTTTGTCTTCCCGTCCTTTTCTGCGCTGGCGGCTAACGCCATGCACGCCTCCGAGCAGGGCGCCACAGCCGGTTCCATTGGTGCGGCCCAAGGCATGGGGGCGGTGATCGGCCCGCTGGCTGGCACCCTGGTTTATGCCCTTGATCCGCGCCTGCCATTCCTGGCCGTGGCCGCCCTGTTGCTGCTGGTCGGGCTATGGCCGATGCCGCGCGACCAGCGTGTCTGA
- a CDS encoding sigma-70 family RNA polymerase sigma factor, whose translation MHDLDDHQWRELLARLRRFAVWLTREPGSADDLVQATVERALSRRDQQRDAEALRAWLFTILYRLFLDGKRRDRLHARWLSWFGRAESEEEPLGANLEAIVLAQADLQAFARLTAEQRALLLLISIEGLSYKEAAQALGIPIGTVMSRLSRARSALRELTEGNPQPPALRRLK comes from the coding sequence ATGCATGATCTGGACGACCACCAGTGGCGCGAGCTGCTGGCCCGCCTGCGCCGTTTTGCCGTGTGGCTGACCCGCGAGCCGGGCAGCGCCGATGACCTGGTGCAGGCTACGGTCGAGCGGGCCCTGAGCCGACGTGACCAGCAACGCGATGCCGAGGCGCTGCGGGCTTGGCTGTTTACCATCCTCTATCGGCTTTTCCTTGACGGTAAGCGTCGCGACCGCCTGCATGCGCGCTGGCTGTCGTGGTTCGGCCGTGCCGAGAGCGAGGAGGAGCCGCTCGGGGCCAACCTTGAGGCGATTGTCCTGGCCCAGGCCGACTTGCAGGCATTTGCCCGGCTGACGGCCGAACAGCGCGCCTTGTTGCTGCTTATCAGCATCGAAGGCTTGAGTTACAAGGAAGCTGCCCAGGCCTTGGGCATCCCCATCGGCACTGTGATGTCGCGCCTGTCGCGCGCCCGCAGTGCCTTGCGCGAACTGACCGAGGGCAACCCTCAGCCCCCGGCCTTGCGGAGACTGAAATGA
- a CDS encoding 2-hydroxychromene-2-carboxylate isomerase has protein sequence MNKTVDFFFDLGSPASYLAWTQLPGLCARQGATLHLRPMLLGGVFQATGNASPAMVPAKGRYMFTDLARFAARYGVPFGLPLGFPVNTLTLMRGVMGTQLRAPEQLESLLSALFNGLWVQRRNLSDSAVLDETLSQAGFDPQAFHALAADGEVKAALKQATEVAVERGVFGAPTCFVGEAMFFGQDRLDFVEEALSQGASSFSS, from the coding sequence ATGAACAAGACTGTCGATTTCTTTTTTGACCTGGGCAGCCCGGCCAGCTACCTGGCCTGGACTCAATTGCCAGGCCTGTGTGCCCGCCAGGGGGCTACGCTGCACTTGCGGCCAATGCTGCTGGGCGGGGTTTTCCAGGCTACCGGCAATGCTTCGCCGGCCATGGTCCCGGCCAAGGGGCGCTACATGTTCACGGACCTGGCACGCTTTGCCGCGCGCTATGGGGTACCGTTCGGGCTGCCGCTGGGGTTTCCGGTCAATACCTTGACCTTGATGCGCGGGGTCATGGGTACCCAGTTGCGCGCGCCGGAGCAGTTGGAGTCGTTGCTGTCGGCGCTGTTCAATGGGCTGTGGGTGCAGCGGCGCAACCTGAGCGATAGCGCGGTTCTGGACGAAACACTGAGCCAGGCAGGGTTCGATCCGCAGGCTTTTCATGCGCTGGCGGCCGACGGCGAAGTAAAAGCAGCGCTCAAGCAGGCGACCGAGGTGGCAGTGGAGCGCGGGGTGTTTGGCGCGCCGACCTGCTTTGTCGGTGAGGCAATGTTCTTTGGGCAGGACCGTCTGGACTTTGTCGAGGAAGCGTTAAGTCAGGGTGCCAGCAGCTTTTCGAGCTGA
- a CDS encoding cytochrome b, whose protein sequence is MKPEAFHPFARLLHWLMAVLILAMLFIGVSMVADLSLRHPVLIGLHKATGLALLVLVVLRIGVRLAVPHPPLPRDLPTLQRWAAGASHLLLYGLMLAMPLLGWAMLSAGDYPRPLGLPAIAPHNLQLYAVLRMAHGWAGYLLFATVLVHVAAALMHAWVRRDGVLRSMWPGPLRRSE, encoded by the coding sequence ATGAAACCCGAAGCCTTCCACCCTTTCGCCCGCCTGCTGCACTGGCTGATGGCCGTGCTGATCCTGGCCATGCTGTTCATTGGCGTGAGCATGGTTGCAGACCTGTCGCTACGCCACCCTGTACTCATCGGGCTGCACAAGGCCACCGGCCTGGCACTGCTGGTGCTGGTCGTGCTGCGTATCGGGGTGCGCCTGGCCGTGCCTCACCCACCCTTGCCGCGAGACCTGCCCACCCTGCAGCGCTGGGCCGCCGGGGCATCGCACCTGCTGCTCTATGGCCTGATGCTAGCCATGCCGCTACTGGGCTGGGCAATGCTGTCAGCGGGCGACTACCCTCGCCCGCTGGGCTTGCCGGCCATCGCCCCGCACAACTTGCAACTGTATGCCGTGCTGCGCATGGCACACGGCTGGGCCGGCTACCTGCTGTTCGCCACCGTGCTGGTGCATGTGGCGGCAGCCTTGATGCACGCATGGGTGCGCCGCGACGGTGTGTTGCGTAGCATGTGGCCTGGCCCCCTGCGCCGCAGCGAATGA
- the xthA gene encoding exodeoxyribonuclease III, translating to MKIVCFNINGLRARPHQLAALIEKHQPDVIGLQETKVSDDQFPLAYVQALGYHVHYHGQKGHYGVALLSRQAPLSLHKGFATDEEEAQRRFIWGTFADADGNPITIMNGYFPQGESRDHPTKFPAKQRFYSDLQALLEGQFRNDQPLLVMGDMNISPQDCDIGIGPDNAKRWLKTGKCSFLPEEREWMERLKGWGLVDSFRHLHPDVTDRFSWFDYRSRGFEDDPKRGLRIDLIMASQHLVPRIKAAGVDYELRGMEKPSDHAPIWLELS from the coding sequence ATGAAGATCGTCTGTTTCAACATCAACGGCCTGCGAGCACGCCCGCATCAGCTGGCAGCGCTCATCGAAAAGCACCAGCCGGACGTGATCGGCCTGCAGGAAACCAAGGTCAGCGACGATCAGTTTCCGCTGGCCTACGTGCAGGCGCTGGGTTACCACGTGCACTACCACGGCCAGAAAGGCCACTACGGCGTGGCTCTACTGTCGCGCCAGGCTCCATTGAGCCTGCACAAAGGCTTTGCCACCGATGAAGAAGAGGCCCAGCGCCGCTTCATCTGGGGCACCTTCGCCGATGCAGATGGCAACCCGATCACCATCATGAACGGCTATTTCCCCCAGGGCGAAAGCCGCGACCACCCCACCAAATTCCCGGCCAAGCAGCGTTTCTACAGCGACCTGCAGGCACTGCTGGAAGGCCAGTTCCGCAACGACCAGCCACTGCTGGTAATGGGTGACATGAACATCTCGCCGCAGGACTGCGATATCGGCATCGGCCCAGACAATGCCAAGCGCTGGCTGAAGACTGGCAAGTGCAGTTTCCTGCCTGAAGAGCGTGAGTGGATGGAGCGCTTGAAAGGCTGGGGCCTGGTTGACAGCTTCCGCCACCTGCACCCCGACGTGACCGACCGTTTCAGCTGGTTCGACTACCGCAGCCGGGGTTTCGAGGACGATCCCAAACGTGGCCTGCGCATCGACCTGATCATGGCCTCGCAGCACCTGGTGCCGCGCATCAAGGCAGCGGGCGTGGACTATGAACTGCGTGGCATGGAAAAGCCCTCGGACCATGCGCCGATCTGGTTGGAGTTGAGCTGA
- a CDS encoding autotransporter assembly complex protein TamA: MTYSGRLTWGLVFWAASFAAWGQSELLVKVKPANKALKANVEGYIGTLGDRDEEALLRFSRGAEEQARKAAQALGYYQAQIDSEVKPPRDADHSPQLVISINPGEPIRLRNVTVRIEGPASEMKAFRMPDSRALRAGEQLNHGHYEDAKRLIQNQASRYGFFSGRFSRQRLAVDPQAGVADIELVYQSGPRYRLGAVTFGGDTPLDDDLLQRMVSFKPGTPYDSELIAELNNDLQSSGYFEGVRVDAAPTAAVGEEIPVDVRLETRKPRTMGLGLGFSTDVGPRGKANWTRHWVNPQGHSYGWETELSAPRQNVGLWYDIPLDPPLTDKLRFAGGYQNEELAGTDTLSKLLTVGPEWHSKLPSGWQRVISLKYQREEYRLGDDSGLSNLLMPGVSYSFLRSDNRIDPHNGYRLQFDVQGAKEGLVSDTNLLHGNVLLKGLTTLGHNHRLLGRVQFGGSATNGFKNNIPPSLRFFAGGDQSVRGYDYQTLSPKNSDGDRIGGRYLVAGSVEYQYSLTQKWRIATFVDQGNSFNNLELPSLKTGVGFGVRWVSPVGPLRLDLAKALDDEGGIRLHFSMGPEL; this comes from the coding sequence ATGACGTATTCAGGAAGATTGACCTGGGGCCTGGTTTTCTGGGCCGCCAGTTTCGCAGCATGGGGCCAGAGCGAGTTGCTGGTGAAGGTAAAACCAGCCAACAAGGCGCTCAAGGCCAATGTCGAAGGCTATATAGGCACCCTTGGTGACCGCGATGAAGAAGCATTGTTACGCTTCAGTCGCGGGGCAGAGGAGCAGGCGCGCAAAGCCGCGCAGGCACTTGGCTACTACCAGGCGCAGATCGACAGCGAGGTCAAGCCGCCCAGAGATGCAGACCATTCCCCGCAACTGGTCATCAGCATCAACCCGGGCGAGCCGATTCGCCTGCGCAACGTGACCGTGCGTATCGAAGGCCCGGCCAGCGAAATGAAGGCCTTTCGCATGCCCGACAGCCGGGCGCTGCGCGCAGGCGAACAGCTCAACCACGGCCATTACGAAGATGCCAAGCGGCTGATCCAGAACCAGGCGTCGCGCTACGGCTTTTTCAGCGGCCGCTTCAGCCGTCAGCGCCTTGCGGTCGACCCGCAGGCCGGTGTGGCCGATATCGAACTGGTCTACCAGAGTGGCCCGCGCTATCGCCTGGGCGCCGTCACCTTCGGCGGCGACACGCCGCTGGACGACGACCTGCTGCAGCGCATGGTGTCGTTCAAGCCAGGCACGCCCTACGACTCGGAACTGATCGCCGAACTGAACAATGACCTGCAATCGAGCGGCTATTTCGAAGGCGTACGGGTGGATGCGGCGCCCACTGCTGCCGTGGGTGAAGAAATCCCGGTGGATGTCCGCCTGGAAACCCGCAAACCACGCACCATGGGGCTGGGTCTGGGCTTCTCGACCGACGTCGGTCCGCGTGGCAAGGCCAACTGGACCCGCCATTGGGTCAACCCGCAGGGCCACAGTTACGGTTGGGAAACCGAGCTGTCCGCCCCCCGACAGAACGTTGGCCTGTGGTATGACATCCCCCTCGACCCGCCACTGACCGACAAGCTGCGCTTTGCCGGTGGTTACCAGAACGAGGAGCTGGCAGGTACCGATACACTCAGCAAACTGCTGACAGTGGGCCCAGAGTGGCACAGCAAGCTGCCCAGCGGCTGGCAGCGGGTCATTTCGCTCAAGTACCAGCGCGAGGAGTATCGCCTGGGTGACGATTCCGGGCTGAGCAACCTGCTGATGCCTGGCGTGAGCTATTCGTTTCTGCGCAGTGACAATCGCATCGATCCGCACAACGGCTACCGCCTGCAGTTCGATGTACAAGGGGCCAAGGAAGGGCTGGTTTCCGACACCAACCTGTTGCACGGCAACGTACTGCTCAAGGGCTTGACCACGCTTGGCCACAACCACCGCCTTCTGGGGCGCGTGCAGTTCGGTGGCAGTGCCACCAACGGCTTCAAGAACAACATTCCGCCGTCGCTGCGCTTCTTCGCCGGTGGCGACCAGAGCGTGCGTGGCTATGACTACCAGACCCTGTCACCGAAGAACAGCGATGGCGACCGCATCGGCGGGCGCTACCTGGTAGCCGGCAGTGTCGAGTACCAGTATTCGCTGACTCAAAAGTGGCGGATCGCGACGTTTGTCGATCAGGGGAACTCGTTCAACAACCTTGAGCTACCCAGCCTAAAGACCGGTGTCGGTTTTGGCGTGCGCTGGGTATCGCCGGTCGGGCCGTTGCGACTCGACCTGGCCAAGGCGCTGGATGACGAAGGGGGCATTCGCCTGCACTTTTCCATGGGGCCTGAGTTGTGA